Proteins encoded in a region of the Stieleria neptunia genome:
- a CDS encoding serine/threonine-protein kinase, with the protein MSPDEFEDAQQVFLKAVQLPNAEREDFVRQHCRSERVRDEALSLLKYHGDETLLPDTATSLERRPRNLDDTVQVAGGPVAGGRVLSSPEPADEPIKKSPQVIGRVDAERSSALSERFAQSTNQLLRNRLIAATYVLSGMLVFVTVMAAALGELHWVRLGVRGITLCSLGVCCWYLKTRFDCSRRMLRGLELVIIATPLVELALIQWFESTDMLTQGNAIQIEEFRAIAFTAASIYIAVYGMFIPSNWRRTAVVTGLIALLPTAISVMHQIVYTYPPDVQWMNFLNPTLILAMAFTATVGSGIVHRVRREAESAKFYGQYQLIEEIGHGAMGVVYLGKHQMLKRPAAIKLIRGEAAGSPDAINQFEKEVQATATLSHWNTVQIYDYGITESNDFFCVMEYLKGVTLQQRLKRHQTLDLKSSLDIVIQLCNGLEEAHHKGLVHRDIKPANIFLAEVGGFPDVVKLLDFGLVVTRAETEGDHAAVVGGTPAYMSPEQIRGDSLDGRSDIYAIGCVLMECLTGDAPFQAFQVSQLVADHLFRTPDLTPLAQIDFALPKLLEKCLAKKAEDRFADVAQLRDACRQWG; encoded by the coding sequence ATGAGTCCGGACGAATTTGAAGACGCGCAGCAGGTGTTTCTGAAAGCCGTTCAGTTGCCCAACGCAGAGCGAGAAGACTTCGTGCGACAGCACTGCCGGTCCGAACGAGTCCGCGACGAGGCACTCTCGCTGTTGAAATACCACGGCGACGAAACCCTGTTGCCAGACACCGCAACCTCGTTGGAGCGGAGGCCACGAAACCTTGACGACACCGTCCAGGTCGCGGGCGGCCCAGTCGCAGGCGGGCGCGTTCTTTCTTCGCCCGAGCCGGCGGACGAGCCGATTAAAAAGTCTCCGCAGGTCATCGGTCGGGTGGACGCCGAACGATCGTCGGCCCTGTCCGAACGATTCGCCCAGTCCACCAATCAGCTGCTCCGCAATCGCTTGATCGCCGCAACCTATGTCCTCAGCGGCATGCTGGTATTCGTCACGGTCATGGCCGCCGCACTGGGGGAATTGCATTGGGTGCGGCTGGGCGTCCGCGGCATCACGCTCTGTTCCCTTGGCGTCTGCTGCTGGTACTTGAAAACGCGGTTCGATTGTTCGCGACGAATGTTGCGCGGGCTTGAGCTGGTGATCATCGCGACGCCGCTGGTCGAATTGGCTTTGATCCAATGGTTCGAATCGACGGACATGCTGACCCAGGGCAACGCGATTCAGATCGAAGAGTTTCGCGCGATCGCCTTCACCGCCGCTTCGATCTACATCGCCGTTTACGGCATGTTTATTCCATCCAATTGGCGGCGGACGGCGGTCGTGACCGGCCTGATTGCGCTACTGCCCACGGCGATCTCCGTGATGCATCAAATCGTCTACACGTATCCGCCAGACGTCCAGTGGATGAACTTCCTGAATCCGACCCTGATTCTGGCCATGGCCTTTACCGCAACGGTCGGTTCGGGAATCGTGCATCGCGTTCGTCGCGAAGCGGAATCGGCAAAGTTCTACGGGCAATACCAGTTGATCGAAGAAATCGGTCACGGCGCAATGGGCGTCGTCTATCTCGGCAAACACCAGATGCTCAAGCGACCCGCTGCGATCAAGCTGATCCGCGGCGAAGCGGCGGGCAGCCCCGACGCGATCAATCAATTCGAAAAAGAGGTCCAGGCGACCGCCACGTTGTCTCACTGGAACACGGTTCAGATCTACGATTACGGCATCACCGAATCCAATGACTTTTTCTGTGTCATGGAATACCTAAAGGGGGTGACGCTGCAGCAGAGACTGAAACGGCACCAAACGCTTGATCTCAAATCGTCATTGGACATCGTGATTCAGCTGTGCAACGGATTGGAGGAGGCGCATCACAAGGGGTTGGTGCATCGAGATATCAAACCGGCCAATATTTTTCTGGCCGAAGTCGGGGGATTCCCCGATGTCGTCAAGTTGCTGGACTTTGGGCTCGTCGTCACCCGGGCGGAAACCGAGGGCGACCATGCAGCCGTCGTCGGGGGCACGCCCGCGTACATGTCACCCGAACAGATCCGGGGCGATTCCCTGGACGGCCGCAGTGACATCTATGCGATCGGATGCGTGTTGATGGAGTGCCTGACGGGCGATGCTCCCTTTCAAGCATTCCAGGTCTCGCAGTTGGTCGCCGACCACCTCTTTCGGACACCCGATCTCACACCATTGGCCCAAATTGATTTCGCCCTGCCAAAGTTGCTGGAAAAGTGTTTGGCAAAAAAAGCCGAAGATCGATTCGCCGACGTCGCCCAGTTGCGCGACGCCTGCCGTCAATGGGGCTAG